From the Conger conger chromosome 13, fConCon1.1, whole genome shotgun sequence genome, the window ATTGTCCGCGTCTGGCATGAAAGTGCCTTGCGGGGCTGTAAGCGAGAACGGGAAAGTTACCCTGGTTTAAAACATGGCTGAGGCTCAGTGGCGCTTGAGCAGTAGGTCAGAATAAATCAGTGGAAATGCAGACTGGGGTTTTACTGCTGTGGCATTCCTGACCGTTCAGCTAACACCTGCTGACTGCCTGTATGGACGCCAGCCAAGACGGGTCAGGAGAAGCATGGGGTTCACCTTTTGCCTAGCAAAGGagaatgcatacacacgcagTGATTCATGCAGAAAGGAAAGTAGAGTTCATACAAGACATTAAATTctccattattttttattattttttgcagtatATATTGCATGTGCTCGTATGTCTTTCTAAAACAGTGGGGAAAGGATGTGACCTTCAgagagcagtgcattgtgggcttGTTTATGTCAAGGTTGTTTTCTATAACACCCTCTGCTAGCCCATAATGTGTAAATATGATCCCAGACTTCACCGAACAATACTAGGAAGAACAATCCATTAGCATTGTATAGCGTGGTCCGCCAGCCCACGTCACAGTCGTCGGCCCGCTGAAGCAGAAGTGATTTCCTCTGTTTGCTGCTTTGTTGTCGGTTGCGAAGCGTGATTCGAGAACATTAATGATATCAAGTTGTGAGAGGTGAAGCCGGTCTGGTACGACCTCCCGCTCTGAACCTGCTGAAACGGGCCTGGCTGAGTCCCACTTCTCTGTGCCAGTTTAGAATTTTGACCCCTTCCCGTGTTCCTGTTTCGCGATCTTTGGATTTGGGGGTCCAGGGGACGGTCCTCTCTCGGCCCTCTCCCTGTCGTACACTCACTCAGAACCCGTGTGCAATGTCTGTTATTGTGCGTAGTTCTTCAAATCAGGGTCAGTGGAGCATTTTCCGTGAAATCCTAGCATTTTCGGTTGTTCCCTGGGGGGAAATTGTTTTTCCAATAAGCTTTCCAAAGTACATAAAACTATGCGTGTTCTTGGCACTGCTGAATGGGGATTAGGCTAGCTGCATTTTAGCATGCTCAGACAAATGACCAACTAACTAATGGTCAGTCACGTgctcaaaatatacatttacttTGAGCAGATGTGTGATGTGAATGTTTGGCTCTGGCAGAGTGTACAGTGGCACACAGAGATGGTGTTAGAGTGAGGTAGTGTTAATGTAGGTCCGCTCTGTGTGGGCACTGTTTGTGCAGATACGCGTTAATCTAAGGCAGGACTCTGGCAGCTCAGGAGAGCATGAAGGGTCCGTTTGTTCAGCTCCGCCCCGCCCAAATCGAGCCCCCAGCCTCTGCCTCTAATCCCCCGCGTTGTCAGGTGACCTGCAGGGCAGAACCAGTGGAGCCAGCCtgcttctcccccccccacccacacccacatgaacagcacacagacactgaacCAGGAACACCaggctctgcccccccccccccccctcgcccccgtGAACAGTGCACAGACGCTGAACCAggaacacccctcccccccactcaAACATTTTGCCCTCCAGACGGAGGGGGAGGCCATTGACACTCTGTTTTGTTGACGCAAACTTGCATTGCGGTAGTACTGAACAGGGGCGTTGCCAGGCATTTTGAGCCCTGTGAAAAGATTTTGGGCTCACtttgggccccaccaccccacaaTTATAGCACAATTTATTTGAGAGCCCCTTTCagtcccccccttcccctgtccCCCCAGTACTGCATGATGGAGCACAGGGCTGTTTTACTCTGTCACCGTTGCCGGGCaccagtgtgtgggggtggcCAAGGTGACCATGTTAAAATCAAGCAGTTGATCAAGCTGTTGAACcaattgaaaaaattttttgttaAAAATCAGACGTTAGCTAGCTGCAGCTTTTAGCGGTTAGCAGCACAGCGGCATTAAGCTGCAGTGAATAGTTGAAACAGGGGAATGAGATGGTTGCAGGGTTTCTGGGGTCAGAAAAGGATTCCTGTGTAAACAATGGAGGTTTTGAAAAGCCCcacaggggtggggtggggggagcggAGTCGGACTGAGAGaagggggcaggagggctccAGGGTTTCTGCAGCAGAGGGGGAGGGTGCGAGGGGTTGGGGGGCATTGTGGATCAGAGCCCCCCTGTGTCCTGCCGAGGCAGCTGTGTGGAAGGAGGCGGTTGGAGAGGCTGTGGGGGTCATGCTTGGGGGAGGGGATCATCTGCGCTCACTGGCTGCTGCGGACGAGGCAAGACAATTATTTTTCTTGCGAGGGGTACGAGCACAACTTCACATCAAGAGGCTCCTGGTTCGATGCCTGTCAGTTCTTTCGTTGCCGGTCTTTGGTTCTGTGTTGGGTGCTTTGGGAATGTTTCAAGATTACGCaatctaaaatgtgctttaatcAATAAACCAGTGTTGATTTGTGCATTGTGTCTCTAAAGCTCCTTTCACACAACATTGTTGGATTCAGTTATGCAGGCTAGATAGTGGTTTTCCCCGTTCACACACAGTCTGATTTACTTAACAAACCTGTGTAGAATATGCGGACCGAGGACATGACCATTACGGATAGGCTAGATTAGTTAATGTAGGAGGTCTACCCTCTGAAGCAGTGCACAGCAATTAACCACGCGTTTGTCTTTAAAACAGCCAGATATTTCACTGAATAATAGTTTTAGCAGAGATATAAATCCTACCAACACAGCACGTCAAATAatgattgttttaaaataacGGATTATTACTTATTGGCTTTAGCCAATATTGCTCAGTTATAATCTCAAATAGCAAAACGTTAGATAATCGATACTTACATAAAATGTTTTCGGTAAATGTGTTCAATAACAACAACTGCTGTTGTGGCATGTGTGCGCTTGCCACATTGGGTAAAAAGCAACTTGAAGCTGGAAGAACCTGACACGGATGTTTACAAGTTTTGCGTAGTACACAAGCGATTGCTGAGGCAGTGATGGCAGTTCTGTAATGGCAGTCACACTGTAGACAAAGCCATGTCACGCAAGGGCAGTGACACTTTATGCCAGtcctaaaataaatgtacaaatttaTTTTAGGACTGTTCAGAAATGATCGCCAACAGTCATACCACCGATTATCTCCTCTCGGAGGGCTGGAGCTAAGCAGGGGTGGCCATGgttagtaaatggttggcatttatataggacCTTtatacagttgatgcttctcattcacctattcatacacacactcacacaccaacggcgattggctgccgtgcaaggtgtcttgctcagggacacttcgacaaaccgtccgactgccagacgactgtttttaccacctgagccaatgttgtccCTTAGTACTTGGATgtgagacctcctgggaaaacttaGGAGGCTGCAACAGAATGTGGTGTTTGCGGGCCAGCAGGCCCATGGTCTTCCCTCAGGTTAAATAAGTGCCCTGTGACGCAGTGTAGTGATGGGGACAGTGTTGTTGGAAATGCCATCTTCCAGATCAGACTGTAACCGATGTTCTGGCTCACCGTGGTCGTtaaagagtggggggggggggctcccccGTGTCCTTGTTAAATTTccaacctggctctctcaacctgccaccgaATCCCCCTCcttaattggcaaaaaaaaattgtttacctcagctgatgtgtggtgagcattctggcacaaaatggcttccgtgCGTCACCCAGGAGGAAACTCTTGTATTGAGAAATACACTTCTGCTCGTGTTCACATGAAAAATAGCCAGAACATTTATGGGTTAGGATGCATGTGTGAAAGGGGCTTTTTAGAGAGTAGCATATAAATATCAAGAATGTAAATTGTTGTAAATTTGAAGCCTTTACAGCTGCAATAATATATTGGTACTATTAAGGTCAGGCTGGTAAAGAGTTACAATTTGAACATCTTTTTCAAAACTGGAAATTCAGACATTGGAGTTAGGCCCCTGTTTCACTAGCATGGCTCCAAAGCTGCCTGTTTTGTGGAATATTCGATTCCATCCGATTTTGTTTGCGTAGCGCTTTTCATAGAGGaccgtcacaaagacgcttCGCAGAGTAGAGAGCGCTCGCGCGTCTGTGCTGCGATTGGctgaccctccctccctctctctctccgcaggcCGAACTCGGAGATGCGGAAGGTGCGTTCCCGCGACGCGGCCCGGTCCCGCCGCAGCCAGGAGACGGAGGTGTTCTACCAGCTGGCGcacaccctgcccctcccccgccgCGTGTCCTCCCACCTGGACAAGGCGGCCATCATGAGGGTGACGCTCAGCTTCCTGCGCATGCACCGCCTCCTTCGCTCAGGTGAGCGCCGGTTGGCCGCCTGTCAGTCCCCGTTTTCCGGGCAGGGGGTTGGCTGGCTGACCTGTGTGACATCTCTTTTGGTGTAGGGGGTGAGAAGAGGGAAtccaaggaggaggaggaggaggaagaggaggaggaggagaaggagaaggaggagaaggaggaccTGACTGACCGATTCTATCCCAGAGCCCTGGCGGGGTTCATCATGGTGATGACCGAGGAGGGGGACATGATCTTCTTGTCAGAATGCGTCAGCAAACACATCGGTATCACGCAGGTGAGACGAGCCATTCACATAGCACATAGACTTCTTGAAGAGATTGCTAAAAAGCGCAGCTAACCAGCGCTGTGTGAGTTTGCTCTTACGCCCAGTGCTCTGTGAGTTTGAGTTTGCTCTTACGCCCAGCGCTGTGTGAGTTTGCTCTTACGCCCGGCTCTGTGTGGGCTTGCTCTTACGCCCAGTGCTCTGTGAGTTTGAGTTTGCTCTTACACCCAGCGCTGTGTGGGTTTGCTCTTACGCCCAGTGCTGtgttgtagttggagctgctggGACAGAGCATCTATGATTTCGTCCACCCCTGCGACCAGGAGGAGCTGCGGGACCTCCTGACTTTCAGAACAGGTGAGGCTAAAGAGACTAACTgtgatgtctgtctgttttctcAGTGTTGTGCGTCTCACTGCCTGCctccactgtttctgtctgtctgtctgtctgtctgtcttttgcCTGCTGCGAGGTGTAATGAAGTCACATGAGAACATCATGTACCATTCAGGCTAAATAATCTTGGAGCAGGTTTTTCTTGTCAGATTGACGTCATCCAAATTTGGATAAGCAACTTAATTGATGCcccgcaacaacaacaaaaaaaatgtgtgtgtggagattcattagtattcattgtttttaactacagtATTTCATGCTTTGCGTGGCAATATACTACATGTACACGTACTGAAGCGAACGTGCCGGACCAACCCCAACATTGGAAAGCTATTTTCAGGCTTCTGATTGATTTGCCACACATTGCAAATTTGTTCCTGTCTTTGCTGAGTCTTGGATTAAGCCAGTAATGGAAATCTGTATTTTTACTGtggtttattttaattctcTTGCTCACTTGCCTAACATTTCTTGAACGCAAAATCTGTTAAACTATTAATTCAATTTGTATGGCTTTACTGGGTAGCCTTCGCACAACCTCGAGAAAGTTCTGTGTTGATTTGTTTGCTCTCCCAACCTAACGCCTACATCCTTTTTTTGTGCAACCCAGGCCAGTCCAAGAAGAAGCAGTCAGACCAGTGGACTGAACGGAACTTCTTTCTGAGGGTTAAGAGCACATTGACCAGTAGGGGGCGCACTGTCAACATCAAGTCTGCCACTTGGAAGGTACTTCTACACTGCCCATCACTAACTATCTCACTTCACCATGGGTCTGCCAgcattctctgtctctcagcgcCTCCATCAGCTAAATCTCGTGTCATTTTGGTGTGGTTTGCTGTAACTGTAACACTCCTGTAGCAGGGTAGGGCAGCAATGCCATTTCTAGCACATTTCAGGAAGGTTGAAAAAGGAGAATTCCTCCAATGGGTTACTGGAAAGTACcgtttctttttcttctggatAAAGGCTGAGGTATATCACAGAAGTCCATAGGACATTTTTAGACCTATATGCAGTTGAATTGAGCTTGATGGGAATGATTCGGCCCGATTAGAGAGAGTGAAGCGTTTCCTCCCCGGCACTGTTAAATCAGCCTGAGAATGATTGCGTATTAAGCTGTGTAACCGAGCTGGTTCAGCGGGGAGGCGCACGAGGAGCTGGCACAGCCGGGATACGCTATGTGCACAAGGCGTGGTGCCAGCAGGTCCCATACTCGCGCTGTGGCACGCAGCTTCCTGACCCATTAAAACTGCTGCAGACGGCTTTCCGTGTCCCCGTCACGTAGATTCACACGTGGAGTACGTGGAGGGGCTCAGCCAGGCTCGTTTGGGCTGCTGTGAGATTGTTTTGTGTACCGCACTTTAAACAGGAAATTCGTAATCTGGCCCAGACCTGCTCGAGCAGTGTTGCACGTGTTCGACATAAAATTTGTGTCTTTTCTGACAAATGTGGCGAGCTTTGTCTGACCAGCATTGGGGCATTTTTTGTTTGCTAGTTATTtcgctttttttttgtaaatctaCGACCACAGTGGcacatgtaaaaataataaagaaaaccaTGTATGTGCTGTGTCAGCTATGATCAGTGCATTCCGTCAGTTCTGAAAGGGTTTATTGACCTGACCCTAACAATGGGTATCTGACCCCTTGCTGACTTCAAGATAAAGGTGTCAGCAGAACTACTCTAGTAGAAAAACTACTCTAAGCATTTTAACTGTCAGTTTCGTCCTCCCGAAACGCTTCATTCAAATTTGCTGCCTCTGCCATGGACCTCTGCACTGGGGATCTAGTTCTGACTGTTCCTTACCCTCACTCATCCAGTCCAGCTATCAATGAGCTCAGCTCAGATACGTTGGGACATTATACTGCCAGACACAGCTGTAGTTTTCCTGCCACCCCGGGGAGGGGGTTAATTGGGGTAATGCCAAACCCCTCGTATGCACTCTTTCCACAAACGCATTCTTTATTTCCCCTCCTTCATCTGGCACCTCTCCAGACGAACGGTGCCCTTAAATGACTGcgtttccctttctctctctctctccctaggTCCTGCACTGCACGGGTCACGTGAGGACGCAGCGCCCCGCGGGGGACTCGGCGGGCCCCCCCGGCAGCTTCCTGACGCTGCTGTGTGAgcccatcccccacccctccgGCGTGGAGTTCCCCCTGGACCGCAGCACCTTCCTCACCCGCCACAGCATGGACCTGCGCTTCACGCACTGCGAGGGCCGGTGAGCCTCAACATTTGGAATTTGTTAGTTTGAATTTAGAACGAGCTATATTGTGGTTGCATTAAAATTTTGTGTTACATAGTAACTCTTTTTTAAAACCCATGCAAATCTGTTACCCATGATTATTTTTGGGGGCAATTAACGTTAAGTACTTGCTTAGGGTTGTAATGACAGTGTTCATCTAGAGGCCTTGGAATTTGACCCCGATGCACTTTGGTGAGGATCAGAATGTCCTCTAATTTCTACCTGAAACCCCATCCTAAACCCCAAACGGGAAGGGGCACTGGATCGCTTGACCGCTGAACTATCGTGTGCAGGGGACTGCATGTTTGTACATGCACGTTTGCCTTGGGTCCGTTCCCACTGCAACACGAGAGCAGCGCTTCTCCCACACTGTATCCTCAGCGAGGGGTTGTTTCCCTCTGCTGTTCTGCTGAGGCACCTACGGCCGCCACACCACTGCACTGCCATGCGTTCTTCTGGCAGACATTCTCATAGGACGGGGACATGACTCAACAGTCATGGTTTACCGTTTACGTATGATCAGGTTGTAGCAGCAAGCAAGCAACACTATTATTTGTGAAGCACATCTCATACAGTACTGCAACACAATGTGCTGTACATGGaggtaaaaaaacagaaaaaaatacgGAAAATACATAGATCGATAATAAGtagttaaaaatgtaattactgtaCAAACCATAGACCTTTGGCCTGGACTCCAGTTCAGGCCATAATATACCCTGGCCTGGTTTCTCTCTTCCATGTTGGCATTGGAACAGTGATATTGGAGTGATATTGGCATGAGGGTGCCAGCTAAGTGTGTGACCGCCGGTAAGGTAATCTGATCGTCTATTAATGCTGAGGAACTGGCACCAGGCAGAAAGCCCCCCACAGCGAGATATGCAGACGTGCAGATATGGAGATATGGGACAGAGGCCTGCAGAACTGGTGGCTTGTCCGGGATTGGCTGCAAGGCGGGGTGAACGTTCAGTCCAAGGCTGGATAATGTGTCAGGAATGGAGGGGGTGTTACCAGGGCGTCTCACATTCAGGATTTGGCAGGCAAGATAATGCTCAAGTTTGCTCCACTGAGATAAGACGCAGTGCACTACTGTACTGACCTTGTGTTCCCATCTGGTCCAACGCATTTATTAATAGCTCTGGCGCAAGCGCACTCGAAAACTTATTGGGGGAATCGCTTTAGTTTTGTTGGGGGACAAATGATTCATCTGAATCCTCTAGCTAGTCCttattagttatttttattggaTTTCCATAAAACAGCTTATACAAAAAATTCTGTGCTCCATTGACTTGTGGATTAACAAGAAGGTATGgaggggttttcaaccttttctgaCCCCAAGACCCCCCACTCAAAGGCATCCAGGGTATTCGCATCATGAGTCCTCAGAAATGTATATATAGTCATTGTATGGCAAGTCTGGCAACAGACCGGGTTCAATACCTTCACTGACCCCCCTGTAAAACCCAGCTTTTTGCCGTTCACGTCTTGCTTATAATCATCGTGGTTTCTGTGGTCACAATCCATCAGCTTCCCAAACAGCTGTGTTTCCAGGCTCTGACCGGAGCTTTctccccgccccctctctctgtctttcctgtGCGCATAGGGTGACTGAGCTTGTGGGATACATGCCTGACGACCTGATTGGCCAATCCGCCTACGAGTTCCATCACGCCTTGGACTCCGATCACGTGACCAAAagcctgcatgtctgtgagtgtctgatggaacgggggagaaagagaaggaaggaATAGGGACTGTAGACCAATTTGTTCAAGCGGCACAGTAATTACACAGTATTGACCGTGTTTTTGCCATGTTCCCGTAGTTCTGATCTGACCGTCCTCTGCACGTATTGCTGCACTGGCCGGCTCCCCGGCTGGGCCTGGGTCTCTGGGTGTGTTGCTCACGCGTGGCGCTCCGTGTCCTCCCCGCAGTGCTGGCGAAGGGGCAGGTGTGCACCAGCCACTACCGCTTCCTGGCCAAGAGCGGCGGCTACGTGTGGGCGGAGACGCAGGCCACCGTCATCTACAACAGCAAGACGTCTCAGCCCGAGGCCGTGGTGTGCCTCAACTTCATCCTCAGGTGCcgctcctgctccctctcccgctcccgcgTCGCTCCTGCCGCCCGCTACGGCTCTCCGCTCGGCTCAGGCCTGGTTCACGCTCCTCGTACGACCCC encodes:
- the hif1al gene encoding hypoxia inducible factor 1 subunit alpha, like; its protein translation is MDAEMEPDEKRPNSEMRKVRSRDAARSRRSQETEVFYQLAHTLPLPRRVSSHLDKAAIMRVTLSFLRMHRLLRSGGEKRESKEEEEEEEEEEEKEKEEKEDLTDRFYPRALAGFIMVMTEEGDMIFLSECVSKHIGITQLELLGQSIYDFVHPCDQEELRDLLTFRTGQSKKKQSDQWTERNFFLRVKSTLTSRGRTVNIKSATWKVLHCTGHVRTQRPAGDSAGPPGSFLTLLCEPIPHPSGVEFPLDRSTFLTRHSMDLRFTHCEGRVTELVGYMPDDLIGQSAYEFHHALDSDHVTKSLHVLLAKGQVCTSHYRFLAKSGGYVWAETQATVIYNSKTSQPEAVVCLNFILSGVEQADVVFSAEQTPRLEPKKEPVSEEEEVAMDTSTELFLKLKDSPEQLLQLAPAPGDEDVSLTEPKDLSFCRPPSPDAVPESPRELCTPELRQLLSPIFDGASARPPTPPSVGEEPTDEDMAKRFFAAKPEDSSQQKSQPMDVENMDLDMLAPYISMDDDFQLTFLNSLPEIQLSSPDQTTTTNRKRAINLDEERHAKRKRDADEGERLLLSHALLASLVEADEEELEPLPRPSQLLTDRDPILGDTAAIMRTFLPLPSDLKTRPTSPLS